In Fusarium oxysporum f. sp. lycopersici 4287 chromosome 4, whole genome shotgun sequence, a genomic segment contains:
- a CDS encoding ATP-citrate synthase subunit 2 has translation MSAKSILEADGKAILNYHLTRAPVIKPSPLPAPTTHNPPSRLASLHFPEDANVEDILNQAEVTYPWLLQPDAKFVAKPDQLIKRRGKSGLLALNKTWPEAKAWVAERAGKEQQVEHTTGVLRQFLVEPFVPHPQDTEYYININSVRDGDWILFTHEGGVDVGDVDAKAEKLLIPVDLAEYPSNEEIAATLLKKVPQGVHNVLVDFITRLYAVYVDCQFTYLEINPLVVIPNEDKTSAAVHFLDLAAKLDQTADFECGVKWAIARSPAALGLTNIAPSADGKINIDAGPPMEFPAPFGRELTKEEAYIADLDAKTGASLKLTVLNAKGRIWTLVAGGGASVVYADAIASAGFADELANYGEYSGAPTESQTYHYARTVLDLLLRAPQSDEGKVLFIGGGIANFTNVASTFKGVIRALRDFAPKLIEHNVSIWVRRAGPNYQEGLKNMKAATQELGLNAKIFGPEMHVSGIVPLALVPGKWEESKAQEFQA, from the exons ATGTCCGCCAAATCGATTCTCGAGGCCGACGGCAAGGCCATCCTCAACTACCACCTCACCCGCGCTCCCGTTATCAAGCCCAGTCCTCTTCCTGCGCCTACTACTCACAACCCTCCCAGCAGACTCGCCTCGCTGCACTTCCCCGAGGATGCCAATGTTGAGGATATTCTGAACCAGGCTGAGGTCACCTACCCTTGGCTCCTCCAGCCCGACGCCAAGTTCGTTGCCAAGCCCGATCAGCTCATCAAGCGACGAGGAAAGAGTGGTCTTTTGGCCCTTAACAAGACCTGGCCTGAGGCTAAGGCTTGGGTCGCTGAGCGAGCCGGTAAGGAGCAGCAGGTTGAGCACACCACTGGTGTGTTGAGACAATTCCTCGTCGAGCCTTTTgttcctcatcctcaagacACTGAGTActacatcaacatcaactcaGTCCGTGAT GGCGACTGGATCCTCTTCACCCACGAGGGCGGCGTTGATGTCGGCGATGTTGACGCTaaggctgagaagctcttgatCCCCGTGGACCTCGCCGAGTACCCTTCCAACGAGGAGATTGCTGCTactcttctcaagaaggtTCCCCAGGGCGTCCACAACGTCCTTGTTGACTTCATCACCCGCCTCTATGCCGTCTACGTTGACTGCCAGTTCACGTATCTCGAGATCAACCCTCTCGTTGTCATTCCCAACGAGGACAAGACCTCCGCCGCTGTCCACTTCCTCGATCTTGCTGCCAAGCTCGACCAGACTGCTGACTTCGAGTGTGGTGTCAAGTGGGCCATTGCTCGATCTCCTGCTGCTCTCGGTCTTACCAACATTGCTCCCTCTGCTGATGGCAAGATCAACATCGATGCCGGCCCTCCTATGGAGTTCCCCGCCCCCTTCGGTCGTGAGCtgaccaaggaggaggctTACATCGCTGACCTCGACGCTAAGACTGGTGCTTCCCTGAAGCTCACCGTTCTGAACGCCAAGGGCCGTATCTGGACCCTtgttgctggtggtggtgcttcCGTCGTTTACGCCGATGCCATTGCCTCTGCTGGTTTCGCCGACGAGCTCGCCAACTACGGTGAGTACTCCGGTGCTCCCACCGAGTCTCAGACCTACCACTACGCTCGAACtgttcttgaccttctcctcCGTGCTCCTCAAAGCGATGAGGGCAAGGTTCTCTTCATCGGTGGTGGTATTGCCAACTTCACCAACGTCGCCAGCACTTTCAAGGGTGTTATCCGGGCTCTGCGAGACTTCGCTCCTAAGTTGATCGAGCACAATGTTTCCATCTGGGTGCGACGTGCCGGTCCCAACTACCAAGAGGGTCTGAAGAACATGAAGGCCGCCACTCAGGAGCTCGGcctcaacgccaagatcTTTGGCCCTGAGATGCACGTCTCTGGTATTGTGCCTCTGGCCCTCGTCCCTGGCAAGTGGGAGGAGAGCAAGGCACAGGAGTTCCAGGCTTAA
- a CDS encoding ATP-citrate synthase subunit 1 produces the protein MAPASSSGLSANDNIQRFPAPSRPLSPLPEHALFTDKTRCFVYGLQPRAVQGMLDFDFICKRSKPSVAGIIYTFGGQFVSKMYWGTSETLLPVYQQVDKAMSKHPDVDVVVNFASSRSVYSSTMELMENPQVKTIAIIAEGVPERRAREIAHVAKKKGVTIIGPATVGGIKPGSFKIGNTGGMMDNIVASKLYRKGSVGYVSKSGGMSNELNNIISQNTDGVYEGIAIGGDRYPGTTFIDHLLRYQADPECKILVLLGEVGGVEEYKVIDAVKQGIITKPIVAWAIGTCASMFKTEVQFGHAGSFANSQLETAKMKNEKMKEAGFYVPATFEDLPATLKEVYDKLVSQGTIVPQPEPVVPKIPLDYSWAQELGLIRKPAAFISTISDDRGQELLYAGMPISDVFKEDIGIGGVMSLLWFRRRLPSYASKFLEMVLMLTADHGPAVSGAMNTIITTRAGKDLISALVSGLLTIGSRFGGALDGAAEEFTRAFDKGLSPRDFVDSMRKANKLIPGIGHRIKSRNNPDLRVELVKEYVLNNFPSHKLLDYALAVETVTTSKKDNLILNVDGCIAVCFVDLVRNCGAFSAEEAEDYLKMGVLNGLFVLGRSIGLIAHFLDQKRLRTGLYRHPWDDITYLLPNLREAGAPGAEGRVEVSL, from the exons ATGGCTCCCGCTTCCTCCAGCGGCCTGTCGGCCAACGACAACATTCAGCGTTTCCCGGCTCCAAGCCGACCTCTGAGCCCTCTTCCCGAGCACGCTCTCTTCACCGACAAGACGCGATGCTTCGTCTACGGTCTTCAGCCCCGAGCCGTCCAGGGCATGCTCGATTTCGACTTCATCTGCAAGCGCTCTAAGCCCTCGGTCGCCGGTATCATCTACACTTTCGGTGGTCAATTCGTCAGCAAGATGTATTGGGGAACCAGCGAGACTCTGCTGCCCGTCTACCAGCAGGTTGACAAGGCAATGAGCAAGCACCCCGATGTTGACGTTGTCGTCAACTTTGCTTCTTCCAGAAGTGTCTACAGCTCCACCATGGAGCTTATGGAGAACCCTCAGGTCAAGACCATTGCTATTATTGCTGAGGGTGTCCCTGAGCGA CGAGCTCGTGAGATCGCCCACGtcgcgaagaagaagggcgtTACCATTATCGGACCTGCTACGGTTGGTGGTATCAAGCCCGGCAGCTTCAAGATTGGTAACACTGGTGGTATGATGGACAACATTGTTGCCTCCAAGCTTTACCGCAAGGGTTCCGTTGGCTACGTTTCCAAGTCTGGCGGTATGTCCAACGAGCTCAACAACATTATCTCCCAGAACACCGACGGTGTGTATGAGGGTATCGCCATCGGTGGTGATAGATACCCCGGTACCACTTTCATTGACCATCTCCTGCGATACCAGGCCGACCCTGAGTGCAAGATCCTTGTCTTGCTCGGTGAGgtcggtggtgttgaggagtACAAGGTCATTGACGCTGTCAAGCAGGgtatcatcaccaagccCATCGTCGCCTGGGCCATTGGCACTTGCGCCAGCATGTTCAAGACCGAGGTTCAGTTCGGTCACGCTGGTTCTTTCGCCAACTCTCAGCTTGAGACTGCTAAGATGAAGAacgagaagatgaaggaggcCGGCTTCTATGTCCCGGCTACCTTTGAGGATCTTCCCGCCACTCTCAAGGAAGTGTATGACAAGCTCGTCTCACAAGGCACCATCGTTCCCCAGCCCGAGCCCGTTGTTCCCAAGATTCCTCTCGACTACTCTTGGGCGCAGGAGCTCGGTCTCATCCGAAAGCCTGCTGCCTTCATCTCCACCATCTCTGATGACCGTGGCCAGGAGCTTCTCTACGCTGGTATGCCCATCTCGGACGTTTTCAAGGAGGATATCGGCATTGGCGGTGTCATGTCTCTTCTGTGGTTCCGCCGCCGTCTGCCTTCATACGCTTCCAAGTTCCTCGAGATGGTTCTCATGCTCACTGCCGATCACGGTCCCGCCGTCTCTGGTGCCATGAACACCATTATCACTACCCGTGCTGGTAAGGACTTGATCAGCGCCCTCGTTTCTGGTCTCTTGACCATTGGCTCCCGATTTGGTGGTGCTCTCGACGGTGCCGCTGAGGAGTTCACCCGTGCCTTCGACAAGGGTCTCAGCCCCCGTGACTTCGTCGACAGCATGCGCAAGGCCAACAAGCTCATTCCCGGTATTGGACACCGTATCAAGTCCCGAAACAACCCCGATCTCCGAGTCGAGCTCGTTAAGGAATACgttctcaacaacttcccTAGCCACAAGCTCCTTGACTACGCTCTTGCTGTCGAGACTGTCACCACCTCCAAGAAGGATAACCTGATTCTCAACGTTGATGGCTGCATTGCTGTCTGCTTCGTCGATCTTGTCCGCAACTGCGGTGCCTTCTCCGccgaggaggctgaggattACCTCAAGATGGGTGTTCTCAACGGTCTCTTTGTTCTTGGCCGAAGCATTGGTCTTATTGCCCATTTCCTCGACCAGAAGCGTCTGCGTACTGGTCTTTACCGTCATCCTTGGGATGACATCACCTACCTCCTCCCCAACCTTCGGGAGGCTGGAGCCCCTGGTGCTGAGGGCCGGGTGGAAGTCTCTCTGTAA
- a CDS encoding mortality factor 4-like protein 1: MAPARQQPAPPPFSKDEKVLCFHMDMLYEAKIMDVQPGEKPSDGYKYKVHYKGWKNTWDDWVLVDRIRPFDDEHKELAAQLHAQLKHNIQRSTKQPKKGLRSGAESARVSEERSGSATVQGGRGGRRGKDWELEQEDAFHNKPMIKLPVPDHIQAMLVDDWENITKNNQLVPLPHNKPVTKIFEDYLAHERPHREEGSSSMDILEEVVAGFREYFEKALSRILLYRFERHQYMDLKKLWENTEANPEITNVCDVYGAEHLARLIVSLPELLAQTNMDQQSVSRLREEIGKFNVWLGRNCETYFVNEYETPSQEYIDKARSF; the protein is encoded by the exons ATGGCTCCTGCTCGACAACAACCGGCGCCACCGCCGTTCAGCAAAGATGAAAAAGTGCTCTGTTTCCACATGGACATGCTCTACGAAGCCAAGATTATGGATGTTCAACCAGGTGAGAAGCCCAGTGACGGATACAAGTACAAAGTCCATTACAAGGGGTGGAAGAACACCTGGGACGACTGGGTGCTGGTTGACCGTATCCGGCCATTTGACGATGAGCACAAAGAGCTGGCTGCACAGTTGCACGCGCAGTTGAAGCATAACATCCAACGAAGCACTAAGCAGCCGAAAAAGGGCCTGAGAAGTGGTGCTGAGTCTGCTAGAGTCAGCGAGGAGCGATCAGGCTCTGCCACTGTTCAAGGAGGCaggggaggaagacgaggcaAAGACTGGGAATTGGAACAG GAGGATGCTTTCCACAACAAACCTATGATCAAACTCCCGGTGCCCGACCACATTCAAGCGATGCTGGTTGATGACTGGgaaaacatcaccaagaacaacCAGCTTGTCCCTCTTCCTCACAATAAGCCAGTCACCAAGATATTTGAAGACTATCTTGCCCATGAGCGTCCACACCGCGAAGAGGGATCGTCCAGCATGGACATCTTGGAGGAAGTCGTCGCAGGCTTCCGCGAGTACTTCGAGAAGGCTCTTAGCAGAATCCTGCTGTACCG TTTCGAGCGCCATCAGTACATGgacctcaagaagctctgggAGAACACTGAGGCGAATCCAGAAATCACCAATGTCTGCGATGTCTATGGCGCTGAGCATCTTGCTCGACTAATTG TCTCTCTCCCCGAACTGTTGGCGCAGACCAACATGGACCAGCAGTCCGTGTCCCGTCTTCGAGAGGAGATAGGAAAGTTCAACGTCTGGCTAGGACGTAACTGCGAGACATATTTTGTCAATGAGTACGAGACTCCCAGCCAGGAGTATATTGACAAGGCTCGTAGCTTCTGA
- a CDS encoding transcription initiation factor TFIID subunit 12 has protein sequence MNPQMAQQGQGQQAGAGQAQQRPPPMYQPNQIRNLPTLSDEEKSKYEAGLQGLWNKANNSPQNSPDHIAARQKIIEFSKMLITKIQQRRSQQMQGQNAQNQQARPQQMQQNAAGQANQAQPQQQAAGAAAGNQSAAAAAVRRNPVPDHIQQHVNKINFRAPQSVIDKSAAEATKWIEEIKERYTRALMTMDASKQKVAQIDKIINDRAAAGQPFKEDELRQLQLKKDQQLKAHTDAHKWVDSVRKQQGSLQGTGQAQAQAQTQPQAQNSVRLSQQGNQPVQQAAATQQNQPQAQPRPQQQQQQQQQQPQATQNQPQAAQQQNNAQTNTAPINAAVEVAKQQLAAVSRASPVNGTPGATSAQVRPAQGTPQPGRQQLPAAQVQVKQEPGAAPINPVMASTAAQNQAGTPTQQNAPRIPTPQQAAAASAPVTAAGPQQALSHSAAMDLANQKAINTPGSASVPGRPAATGTPTPGSAVNQGVMGPNVPQQPTPQGHPHAHPPQPQQTPMQSKMPIPKVLPEKATAVPQGVSVGGGVNTGRPTMSQGSGTLGGVMNQPAMARIPAYNHEAEGDHVLSKKKLDELVRQVCGGPAEGQDGNLLTPEVEENVLNMADSFVDSVLHAACRNSKERGSKVLEIRDIQLVLERTYNIRVPGYSSDELRTVRKIQPSTGWIAKMSAVQAAKVMPGKGE, from the exons ATGAATCCTCAGATGGCccagcaaggccaaggccagcaaGCTGGTGCTGGTCAGGCACAGCAACGCCCACCACCTATGTATCAGCCCAACCAGATCAGGAACCTTCCAACATTGAGTGACGAGGAAAAGTCCAAGTACGAGGCCGGATTGCAGGGTCTTTGGAACAAAGCCAACAACTCTCCCCAGAACAGCCCGGATCACATTGCTGCCCGTCAAAAAATCATAGAGTTTTCGAAGATGCTTATCACAAAGATCCAGCAAAGACGATCGCAGCAAATGCAAGGACAGAATGCCCAGAACCAGCAGGCTCGCCCTCAGCAAATGCAACAGAACGCTGCTGGGCAAGCAAACCAAGcacagcctcagcaacaagctGCCGGGGCTGCTGCGGGTAACCAATCAGCTGCCGCTGCTGCCGTTCGACGAAACCCGGTCCCCGATCATATCCAGCAGCATGTTAATAAGATCAATTTTCGAGCACCTCAGTCCGTCATCGATAAATCCGCTGCCGAGGCTACCAAGTGGATAGAAGAAATCAAGGAACGTTATACCCGAGCCTTGATGACTATGGATGCGAGCAAACAGAAGGTTGCTCAAATTGATAAAATCATTAATGATAGAGCCGCGGCTGGACAACCGTtcaaagaagatgagcttCGACAGCTACAATTGAAGAAGGATCAGCAGCTCAAAGCCCATACGGATGCCCACAAATGGGTTGACAGTGTCCGCAAGCAACAGGGAAGTCTGCAGGGCACTGGCCAGGCCCAAGCACAAGCTCAAACTCAACCGCAAGCACAAAACTCTGTAAGGTTGTCGCAACAAGGAAATCAGCCAGTGCAGCAGGCTGCAGCGACACAACAAAATCAACCCCAAGCACAGCCGAGgccacagcagcagcagcagcagcagcaacaacaaccccAGGCAACGCAAAACCAACCTCAAGCGGCTCAGCAACAGAACAACGCGCAAACTAACACTGCCCCTATTAACGCGGCTGTCGAAGTTGCTAAACAGCAGTTAGCCGCCGTCAGTCGAGCTTCCCCAGTCAACGGAACACCTGGAGCAACATCGGCGCAGGTACGTCCGGCGCAAGGGACACCTCAACCAGGACGCCAGCAACTACCAGCGGCGCAAGTTCAGGTTAAACAGGAACCTGGTGCTGCCCCCATAAATCCTGTGATGGCTTCGACAGCTGCACAGAATCAGGCTGGGACGCCAACCCAGCAGAACGCGCCACGGATTCCTACGCCCCAACAAGCGGCGGCGGCTTCCGCTCCGGTCACGGCGGCGGGTCCTCAGCAGGCTCTCAGTCACTCAGCTGCGATGGATCTTGCAAACCAGAAGGCTATTAACACTCCAGGAAGTGCCTCGGTGCCTGGCCGGCCTGCCGCAACTGGAACACCTACACCGGGTAGTGCAGTGAATCAAGGAGTGATGGGACCTAACGTTCCCCAGCAACCAACACCACAAGGCCATCCACATGCACATCCTCCACAACCTCAACAAACGCCAATGCAGTCTAAAATGCCTATCCCCAAGGTGCTTCCCGAAAAGGCCACAGCCGTGCCTCAAGGTGTTTCGGTTGGTGGTGGCGTGAACACTGGTCGGCCTACAATGTCCCAAGGAAGCGGAACCCTTGGCGGCGTTATGAACCAACCGGCTATGGCTAGAATTCCCGCCTACAACCACGAAGCTGAGGGAGATCACGTTTTGAGTAAGAAAAAATTGGACGAACTTGTTCGGCAAGTATGCGGAGGCCCGGCGGAGGGGCAAGATGGAAACCTGCTCACTCCTGAAGTGGAAGAG AACGTCCTGAACATGGCAGACTCGTTTGTTGACAGTGTCCTTCATGCGGCGTGTCGAAACTCAAAGGAGCGTGGTTCCAAGGTGCTCGAGATTCGCGACATCCAACTTGTCCTGGAGAGAACTTACAACATCCGTGTCCCTGGATACTCGTCTGATGAGCTACGTACTGTCCGCAAGATCCAGCCGTCTACTGGATGGATTGCAAAAATGAGTGCAGTCCAGGCAGCGAAGGTCATGCCTGGCAAGGGTGAATAA
- a CDS encoding 26S proteasome regulatory subunit N3 (At least one base has a quality score < 10), with protein sequence MPSKTPNNNGKKPAGNNVQKNKDVEMTDSTKPKGKKSAKDGDEEMTVVVPPSKSKKSDKTAADAEGDVSMGEEEEEAKVDPVTQTIADIKSNFALIDRAVSLFDARFSLRALRSISIIRKRLTPDIIAQVISEAFPATANSSAIVKPLLSAIEREDVILGRQSGSEMEIDEAKTSGKNGAKKEAKEPIPEIDIFLGILVQVYLFDSKQFQRGADFSKYLSDRVQSLNRRTLDSLSAKVYFYYSIFCEHIAPLPPSPQSPVVAIRPTLLAALRTAVLRKDVDTQASVIVLLLRNYLSTSHINQADLLVSHTQFPENAVNNQVARFLYYLGRIRAIQLRYTEAHEHLTAATRKAPSSSCALGFAQTATKLLYVVELLMGDIPDRSMFRQPTMEVALQPYFLLVKSVRVGNLEDFETAIADHADTFRRDGTYSLILRLRQNVIKTGIRMMSLSYSRISLRDICIRLHLGSEESAEYIVAKAIRDGVIEATLDRERGFMKSKEVGDVYATREPGEAFHDRIRACLALHDESVKAMRFPMNQHRLELKNAQEAREREREMAKEIQEGDLDEDDLGGDFDGI encoded by the exons ATGCCCAGCAAGACGCCAAACAACAACGGAAAGAAGCCTGCCGGGAACAACGTTCAGAAAAACAAGGACGTGGAGATGACGGACAGCACAAAgcccaagggcaagaagtccgccaaggatggtgatgaagagatgaCCGTTGTTGTTCCTCCTTCAAAGTCGAAAAAGTCCGACAAGACAGCGGCTGACGCTGAAGGTGATGTGTCAATgggcgaagaagaggaagaggccaaggTTGACCCTGTAACACAGACTATCGCAG ATATCAAGAGCAACTTTGCTTTGATAGACCGTGCGGTTTCACTTTTCGACGCCAGATTCTCCCTCCGCGCCTTACGATCTATCTCCATCATCCGCAAGCGTTTGACCCCCGATATCATTGCACAGGTCATTTCCGAGGCTTTCCCAGCTACCGCCAACTCGAGTGCTATTGTTAAGCCGCTCCTTTCTGCCATTGAGCGCGAAGATGTTATCCTGGGCCGACAGAGTGGTTCAGAGATGGAAATCGATGAGGCGAAGACGTCTGGCAAGAACGGTGCTAAGAAAGAAGCCAAGGAACCCATTCCTGAGATTGATATTTTCCTTGGTATTCTTGTCCAGGTCTACCTCTTTGACTCCAAGCAGTTCCAGCGCGGTGCCGACTTCTCTAAGTACCTTTCGGACAGAGTCCAATCGCTCAATCGCCGTACACTCGACTCTTTGTCTGCCAAGGTCTACTTCTACTACTCCATCTTTTGCGAGCACATTGCGCCTCTTCCCCCTTCTCCCCAATCCCCCGTCGTCGCTATCCGGCCAACTCTCCTCGCCGCTCTTCGAACCGCCGTGCTACGTAAAGATGTCGACACACAAGCCTCGGTTATCGTTCTACTGCTGCGAAACTACCTATCAACTTCGCACATCAACCAGGCTGATCTCTTGGTTTCGCATACCCAGTTTCCCGAGAACGCTGTCAACAACCAGGTAGCACGATTTCTCTACTACCTCGGTCGCATCCGAGCTATTCAGCTGCGCTACACCGAGGCTCATGAGCATCTCACTGCTGCCACTCGAAAGGCTCCTTCTAGCAGCTGCGCCCTTGGCTTTGCTCAGACAGCCACCAAGCTGCTCTATGTTGTTGAGCTGTTGATGGGTGACATTCCTGACCGATCTATGTTCCGACAGCCAACAATGGAGGTCGCTCTCCAGCCGTACTTCCTCCTGGTCAAGTCGGTCAGAGTTGGAAATcttgaggactttgagaCAGCCATTGCCGATCATGCCGATACCTTCCGACGAGATGGCACGTACAGCCTCATCCTCCGTTTACGACAGAACGTCATCAAGACCGGTATTCGCATGATGTCTTTGTCCTACTCTCGCATCTCTCTTCGTGACATTTGCATTCGCCTGCATCTCGGTAGCGAGGAGTCGGCTGAGTACATTGTCGCCAAGGCTATCCGCGACGGTGTGATTGAAGCTACCTTGGATCGTGAGAGAGGTTTCATGAAGAGCAAGGAGGTTGGTGACGTGTATGCTACTCGTGAGCCGGGTGAGGCGTTCCACGACCGAATTCGAGCTTGTTTAGCTCTCCACGATGAGAGTGTAAAG GCTATGCGATTCCCTATGAATCAACATCGTCTGGAGCTCAAGAATGCCCAGGAGGCCCGCGAGCGTGAGCGTGAGATGGCCAAGGAGATCCAGGAAGGTGACTTGGACGAGGATGATCTCGGTGGAGACTTTGATGGTATCTAA
- a CDS encoding ATP synthase subunit 9, mitochondrial, with translation MASSRVFASRLASQMAVKAARPAVRAPVAAASKRTISGASPLQAMKRQTLLQATSRNAFQVQRRAYSSEIAQAMVEVSKNLGMGAAAIGLTGAGIGIGLVFAALLNGVARNPALRGQLFSYAILGFAFVEAIGLFDLMVALMAKFVSQFPILALLFPFEHELTCSILDLSYFPANWVGSCRMIESTRQRRLLSEVHCAMS, from the exons ATGGCCTCTTCTCGTGTCTTCGCCTCTCGCCTGGCCTCCCAGATGGCCGTCAAGGCCGCTCGCCCTGCTGTCCGAGCCCCCGTCGCTGCTGCCAGCAAGCGAACCATCTCTG GCGCCAGCCCCCTCCAGGCCATGAAGCGTCAGACTCTTCTCCAGGCTACCAGCCGCAACGCCTTCCAGGTCCAGCGCCGTGCCTACTCCTCCGAGATCGCCCAGGCCATGGTTGAGGTCTCCAAGAACTTGGGTATGGGTGCCGCCGCCATTGGTCTGACTGGTGCCGGTATTGGTATCGGTCTCGTCTTCGCCGCCCTCCTTAACGGTGTTGCCCGCAACCCTGCCCTCCGTGGCCAGCTCTTCTCTTATGCCATTCTGGGTTTCGCTTTCGTCGAGGCCATCGGTCTTTTCGATCTGATGGTTGCCCTCATGGCCAAGTTCGTAAGTCAATTCCCTATTCTCGCACTTCTATTCCCTTTCGAGCATGAACTAACATGCTCCATTTTAGACCTAAGTTATTTCCCGGCCAATTGGGTAGGCTCGTGCCGAATGATCGAGTCAACGAGACagaggaggctgctgagcgAAGTGCATTGTGCCATGTCTTGA
- a CDS encoding ATP synthase subunit 9, mitochondrial: MASSRVFASRLASQMAVKAARPAVRAPVAAASKRTISGASPLQAMKRQTLLQATSRNAFQVQRRAYSSEIAQAMVEVSKNLGMGAAAIGLTGAGIGIGLVFAALLNGVARNPALRGQLFSYAILGFAFVEAIGLFDLMVALMAKFT, encoded by the exons ATGGCCTCTTCTCGTGTCTTCGCCTCTCGCCTGGCCTCCCAGATGGCCGTCAAGGCCGCTCGCCCTGCTGTCCGAGCCCCCGTCGCTGCTGCCAGCAAGCGAACCATCTCTG GCGCCAGCCCCCTCCAGGCCATGAAGCGTCAGACTCTTCTCCAGGCTACCAGCCGCAACGCCTTCCAGGTCCAGCGCCGTGCCTACTCCTCCGAGATCGCCCAGGCCATGGTTGAGGTCTCCAAGAACTTGGGTATGGGTGCCGCCGCCATTGGTCTGACTGGTGCCGGTATTGGTATCGGTCTCGTCTTCGCCGCCCTCCTTAACGGTGTTGCCCGCAACCCTGCCCTCCGTGGCCAGCTCTTCTCTTATGCCATTCTGGGTTTCGCTTTCGTCGAGGCCATCGGTCTTTTCGATCTGATGGTTGCCCTCATGGCCAAGTTC ACCTAA